In Pirellulales bacterium, the following are encoded in one genomic region:
- a CDS encoding Flp family type IVb pilin: MSNALLKIRKFLTSEDGPTAVEYAVMLALIVIVCLAAIGNIGTNAKTTFTTIANSLASGS; this comes from the coding sequence ATGTCGAATGCGTTACTCAAAATTCGTAAATTCCTGACTTCTGAAGATGGCCCCACGGCAGTGGAATACGCCGTCATGTTGGCCTTGATTGTGATTGTGTGCTTGGCCGCCATTGGCAACATTGGCACCAACGCCAAGACCACGTTCACCACGATTGCCAACTCGCTGGCCAGCGGCAGCTAA